The Desulfuromonas versatilis genome has a segment encoding these proteins:
- a CDS encoding nickel-binding protein, whose product MALFMDVHRKVTGLTPGELEEIARSGLETARAKGVEVRNFWYNAKEGCIFCLCEASSKEAAIEAHRASGEPIPDEIFEVKEGSLH is encoded by the coding sequence ATGGCACTGTTCATGGACGTGCATAGAAAGGTGACCGGCCTTACCCCCGGCGAACTCGAAGAGATCGCCCGCAGCGGTTTGGAAACCGCCCGGGCAAAAGGGGTGGAGGTTCGTAATTTCTGGTACAACGCGAAGGAAGGCTGCATCTTCTGTCTGTGCGAAGCTTCCAGCAAGGAGGCGGCCATCGAGGCGCACCGCGCCTCCGGCGAGCCGATTCCCGATGAGATTTTCGAAGTGAAGGAAGGGAGCCTGCACTGA
- the ablB gene encoding putative beta-lysine N-acetyltransferase produces MTPDAVVRLGDSLIQHGKANDRAYVMKVAEKDCAQIVDYAVSLALSRGYGKVFAKAPGYARRRFLDNGFVEEAKIPGFFRGERDGYFLSRFFCPDRAEEDRPELVSQVLEKAQQKSAEPEQVALPAGLVCRTMQKGDAEPMAELYRQVFASYPFPIHDPGYLARTMDENLEYYGILEGERLIALSSAEIDFAGKNAEMTDFATLPEARGKGLASYLLAKMEEGIRQIGIRTAYTIARAYSFGMNITFARRDYSFAGSLVNNTQISGDLESMNVWYKPL; encoded by the coding sequence ATGACGCCTGATGCCGTGGTACGCCTGGGCGATTCGCTGATCCAGCACGGCAAGGCCAACGACCGCGCCTACGTGATGAAGGTCGCCGAGAAGGACTGCGCCCAGATCGTCGACTACGCCGTGTCCCTGGCCCTGAGCCGCGGCTACGGCAAGGTTTTCGCCAAGGCGCCGGGCTATGCCCGGCGCCGCTTCCTGGACAACGGCTTCGTCGAGGAGGCGAAAATTCCCGGGTTTTTCCGCGGCGAGCGGGACGGCTATTTCCTGAGCCGCTTCTTTTGCCCTGACCGGGCCGAAGAGGACCGGCCGGAGTTGGTCTCGCAGGTGCTGGAGAAGGCCCAGCAGAAGTCCGCCGAGCCCGAGCAGGTCGCGCTGCCTGCGGGGCTGGTCTGCCGCACCATGCAGAAAGGGGACGCCGAGCCGATGGCCGAGCTCTACCGCCAGGTGTTCGCCTCCTACCCCTTTCCCATCCACGACCCCGGCTACCTGGCCCGGACCATGGACGAGAACCTCGAGTACTACGGCATCCTCGAAGGCGAGAGGCTCATCGCCCTCTCCTCGGCCGAGATCGACTTCGCCGGCAAGAATGCCGAAATGACCGATTTCGCCACCCTTCCCGAAGCCCGCGGCAAGGGACTGGCCAGCTACCTGCTGGCCAAGATGGAGGAAGGCATCCGCCAGATCGGCATCCGCACCGCCTACACCATCGCCCGGGCCTACAGCTTCGGCATGAACATCACCTTCGCCCGGCGCGACTACAGCTTCGCCGGCTCCCTGGTCAACAACACCCAGATTTCCGGCGACTTGGAGAGCATGAACGTCTGGTACAAGCCGCTTTGA
- the kamA gene encoding lysine 2,3-aminomutase — protein sequence MPIYSANQKNIAEQIATDTVDSANWRDWRWQLKHSIQKISTVETLLGIRFGEKERKKLELTLRKFPLSITPYYLSLIAAENYQNDPVFKQAFPSPRELEIESCDMADPLAEDKDSPVPGITHRYPDRVLLQISNVCSMYCRHCTRKRKVGDKDSIPGSEDIRQGLDYIRRTPEIRDVLLSGGDPLMLSDKYLDWILTELRQIEHVQVIRIGTRMPVVLPYRITPELVAMLKKHHPVWINTHFNHPREITTSSKQALRLLADAGIPLGNQTVLLAGVNDCPRIMKALVHKLVDNRVRPYYLYQCDLSEGLSHFRTPVGKGVEIMESLIGHTSGFAVPTYVIDAPGGGGKIPLNPNYLISLSTNKVVLRNYEGVITTYKEPDSYEPMFCDRKCDSCGLHLPTEDAEEYRATGIERLLSDFDETISLTPENNERMERRDDA from the coding sequence ATGCCTATCTACTCGGCTAACCAGAAAAACATAGCCGAACAAATCGCTACCGACACCGTCGATTCCGCCAACTGGAGGGACTGGCGCTGGCAGCTGAAGCACTCGATCCAGAAGATCTCCACGGTGGAGACCCTGCTGGGGATCCGCTTCGGCGAGAAGGAGCGAAAAAAGCTCGAACTGACCCTGCGCAAGTTTCCCCTCTCCATCACCCCCTACTACCTCTCGCTGATCGCCGCCGAAAACTACCAGAACGACCCGGTGTTCAAGCAGGCCTTCCCCTCCCCGCGGGAGCTGGAGATCGAAAGCTGCGACATGGCCGACCCGCTTGCCGAGGACAAGGACAGCCCGGTGCCGGGGATCACCCACCGCTACCCCGACCGGGTGCTGCTGCAGATCAGCAACGTCTGCTCCATGTACTGCCGCCACTGCACCCGCAAGCGCAAGGTCGGCGATAAAGACTCGATCCCCGGCAGCGAGGACATCCGCCAGGGGCTGGACTACATCCGCCGCACCCCGGAGATCCGCGACGTGCTGCTCTCCGGCGGCGACCCGCTGATGCTCTCTGACAAGTACCTGGACTGGATCCTGACCGAGCTCAGGCAGATCGAGCACGTCCAGGTCATCCGCATCGGCACCCGCATGCCGGTGGTGCTCCCCTACCGCATCACCCCCGAGCTGGTGGCGATGCTCAAAAAGCACCACCCGGTCTGGATCAACACCCACTTCAACCATCCCCGGGAGATCACCACCTCCTCCAAGCAGGCGCTGCGGCTGCTGGCCGACGCGGGGATCCCCCTGGGCAACCAGACGGTGCTGCTGGCCGGGGTCAACGACTGCCCGCGGATCATGAAGGCGCTGGTGCACAAGCTGGTGGACAACCGGGTGCGCCCCTACTACCTGTACCAGTGCGACCTCTCCGAGGGGCTCTCCCACTTCCGCACCCCGGTGGGCAAGGGGGTGGAGATCATGGAGAGCCTGATCGGCCACACCAGCGGCTTCGCCGTGCCCACCTACGTCATCGACGCCCCGGGCGGCGGCGGCAAGATCCCCCTCAATCCCAACTACCTGATCTCCCTGTCGACCAACAAGGTGGTGCTGCGCAACTACGAAGGGGTCATCACCACCTACAAGGAGCCCGACAGCTACGAGCCGATGTTCTGCGATCGCAAGTGCGACAGCTGCGGCCTGCACCTGCCCACGGAGGACGCCGAGGAGTATCGCGCCACGGGGATCGAGCGACTGCTGTCGGACTTCGACGAGACCATCTCGCTGACCCCCGAGAACAACGAACGCATGGAGCGCAGAGATGACGCCTGA
- a CDS encoding MarR family winged helix-turn-helix transcriptional regulator, which yields MNRLPKEQQEAPDATRTGAVLPGPAATPPVPKGSYELRILQSIRRIIRAVEIHSRKLTQDHDITGPQLGCLLALAEEGPLTTTQLARKVYLSPSTIVGIVDRLESKALVTRQRGSQDRRQVRIGVTEAGEALVASAPSPLQETLAESLKGLPELEQVSITLALEKLVDMMEARRIEASPVLETGPIAPLSSGEPGPPEGF from the coding sequence ATGAACCGCCTCCCGAAAGAGCAGCAGGAAGCACCCGACGCGACCAGGACCGGCGCGGTTCTGCCCGGGCCCGCAGCCACCCCGCCGGTGCCGAAGGGGAGCTATGAACTGCGCATCCTCCAATCCATCCGGCGGATCATCCGGGCCGTCGAGATCCACAGCCGCAAGCTGACCCAGGACCACGACATCACCGGTCCCCAGCTCGGCTGCCTGCTGGCCCTGGCCGAGGAGGGGCCGTTGACCACCACCCAGCTGGCCCGCAAGGTCTACCTGAGCCCCAGCACCATCGTCGGCATCGTCGACCGGTTGGAGTCCAAAGCGCTGGTGACCCGCCAGCGGGGAAGCCAGGACCGGCGCCAGGTGCGGATCGGCGTCACCGAGGCCGGCGAGGCCCTGGTGGCCAGCGCCCCCTCGCCGCTGCAGGAGACGCTGGCCGAATCCCTGAAGGGACTGCCGGAGCTCGAACAGGTCTCCATCACCCTGGCCCTCGAGAAGCTGGTGGACATGATGGAGGCCCGCAGGATCGAGGCCTCGCCGGTTCTCGAAACCGGCCCCATTGCGCCTCTATCCTCGGGTGAACCCGGCCCCCCCGAAGGTTTCTGA
- a CDS encoding 3-hydroxyacyl-CoA dehydrogenase NAD-binding domain-containing protein, with the protein MSGKILQSLLPREMEQGPLRAGAETSVQAWANWHLARDEDGVAWLFFDKAGSSVNLLGEEVLRELGEILEGLSADPPRGVVLRSVKPAGFCAGADIAEFRHLGGQDAIGEKLTGAHAVADRLAALPFPSVAVIHGPCLGGGLELALCCRYRLAVPGARLGLPEILLGLHPGLGGTARLTHLIDPLEAMTLMLTGKTLDARRAHGLGLVDALVEERHIREAVRAALSGGIEAQRSDLKDRLLTTRPARQLEARQMRAKAAAKAPPQHYPAPEALISLWEEHGGDPETMRRAEIPSFAGLLTGKTAQNLVRVFFLREKLKKLAGAGRSEIAHLHVIGAGAMGGEIAGWCALQGLRVSLYDPQPETVARAVGKTAELCRKKHFSAARTREVLDRLIPDLRNRGAARADLVIEAVPEKLEIKRQVYREIEPQLKPGALLATNTSSIPLEQLREALEDPGRLVGLHFFNPVARMQLVEVVHHDAVRPEALELARALVGRIDRLPVPVASAPGFLVNRALTPYLVEAMLLLGEGVAAETIDRAALEFGMPVGPVELADRVGLDICLSVAELLQGQLGPAAGQVPGWFRDKVERGELGRKSGQGFYRWKEGEPQKEEETALAGPQLLERLLLPMLNACMACLREGIVADEELLDGAMIFGTGFAPFRGGPLRYARTRGFAKIREALEALARTHGERFRPDPGWTERD; encoded by the coding sequence ATGAGCGGAAAAATTCTGCAGAGCCTGCTCCCCCGGGAGATGGAACAAGGCCCCCTGCGCGCCGGCGCGGAGACATCCGTCCAGGCATGGGCCAACTGGCACCTGGCCAGGGATGAGGACGGGGTGGCCTGGCTGTTTTTCGACAAAGCCGGCTCCTCGGTCAACCTGCTCGGCGAAGAAGTGCTGCGGGAGCTGGGCGAGATCCTCGAGGGCCTCTCGGCGGATCCCCCCCGGGGAGTGGTGCTGCGTTCGGTGAAACCAGCCGGCTTCTGCGCCGGGGCGGATATCGCGGAGTTCCGCCATCTCGGCGGCCAGGACGCGATCGGCGAAAAGCTGACGGGCGCCCACGCCGTCGCCGATCGCCTGGCGGCCCTGCCCTTCCCGAGCGTGGCGGTCATCCACGGCCCCTGCCTCGGCGGCGGGCTGGAGCTGGCGCTGTGCTGCCGCTACCGCCTGGCGGTGCCGGGCGCCCGGCTCGGCCTGCCGGAGATCCTGCTCGGCCTGCACCCGGGGCTCGGCGGCACCGCACGGCTGACCCACCTGATCGACCCGCTCGAGGCCATGACCCTGATGCTGACCGGCAAGACCCTCGACGCCCGCCGCGCCCATGGGCTCGGCCTGGTCGACGCGCTGGTCGAGGAGCGCCATATCCGCGAGGCGGTGCGGGCCGCGCTCTCCGGGGGCATCGAGGCCCAGCGCAGCGACCTCAAGGACCGGCTGCTGACCACCCGCCCGGCCCGCCAGCTCGAAGCCCGGCAGATGCGCGCCAAAGCCGCCGCCAAGGCTCCCCCCCAGCACTACCCGGCCCCCGAGGCCCTGATTTCCCTGTGGGAGGAGCACGGCGGCGACCCCGAGACGATGCGCCGCGCGGAGATCCCCTCCTTCGCCGGGCTGCTGACCGGCAAGACGGCGCAGAACCTGGTCAGGGTGTTCTTCCTGCGCGAGAAGCTGAAAAAACTGGCGGGGGCCGGGCGCAGCGAAATCGCGCACCTGCACGTGATCGGGGCCGGCGCCATGGGCGGCGAGATCGCCGGCTGGTGCGCCCTGCAGGGGTTGCGGGTCAGCCTCTACGATCCCCAGCCGGAGACGGTCGCCCGGGCCGTTGGCAAAACCGCCGAGCTGTGCCGCAAAAAGCATTTTTCCGCGGCCCGCACCCGCGAGGTGCTTGACAGGCTGATTCCCGACCTGCGCAACCGTGGCGCAGCCCGGGCGGACCTGGTCATCGAAGCGGTGCCGGAGAAGCTCGAGATCAAGCGCCAGGTCTATAGGGAGATCGAGCCCCAGCTCAAGCCGGGGGCGCTGCTGGCCACCAACACCTCGAGCATCCCCCTGGAGCAGCTGCGCGAAGCCCTGGAGGACCCCGGCCGCCTGGTCGGGCTGCACTTTTTCAACCCGGTGGCCAGGATGCAGCTGGTCGAGGTGGTTCATCACGACGCCGTCCGCCCGGAGGCCCTGGAGCTTGCCCGCGCCCTCGTCGGGCGGATCGACCGGCTGCCGGTGCCGGTGGCCAGCGCGCCGGGCTTTCTGGTCAACCGGGCCCTGACCCCCTACCTGGTCGAGGCGATGCTGCTGCTCGGCGAGGGGGTGGCCGCCGAGACCATCGACCGCGCCGCCCTGGAGTTCGGCATGCCGGTGGGACCGGTGGAGCTGGCTGACCGGGTGGGGCTCGATATCTGCCTGAGCGTCGCCGAGCTGCTGCAGGGGCAGCTGGGCCCTGCGGCGGGCCAGGTGCCGGGGTGGTTTCGCGACAAGGTCGAACGGGGCGAGCTGGGGCGCAAGTCGGGGCAGGGCTTCTACCGGTGGAAGGAGGGCGAGCCGCAGAAAGAGGAGGAGACGGCCCTGGCCGGCCCCCAGCTGCTCGAGCGGCTGCTGCTGCCGATGCTCAACGCCTGCATGGCCTGCCTGCGCGAGGGGATCGTCGCGGACGAGGAACTGCTCGACGGGGCGATGATCTTCGGCACCGGCTTCGCCCCGTTCCGCGGCGGCCCCCTGCGCTACGCCCGCACGCGCGGCTTCGCAAAGATCCGGGAGGCGCTGGAGGCGCTGGCCCGGACCCACGGGGAACGCTTCCGGCCCGATCCCGGCTGGACCGAGCGGGACTGA
- a CDS encoding acetyl-CoA C-acetyltransferase, producing the protein MSNGASNPAAREGRNQRRPVYIVDGARTPFLKVRGRPGPFTPVDLAVQCGRPLLLRQGAPLDAYDQVILGCVNVLSGEMNPARIAALRLGMGERTRAFTVQINCGSGMQSVDTAYKYIRDGACELVLAGGAEALSHAPLMVRPETVEWLADLRQADSLPERAARIGDWRPRMFKPVMGLEQGLTDPVVGLSMGQTAEVLAHLFGIGREQADRYALRSHQRLARAQAEGWLDGEIEAAISADGEIFERDDGVRPDTSLEALTKLKPVFEPPYGQVTAGNSSQVTDGASWLILASEDAVEKYRLSPKARIIDSEWAALDPKIMGLAPVLAASALLGRHGLGLEQMELWELNEAFAAQVLACLAAWEDGEFCREVLGRDGPLGRIDPERLNIDGGAVALGHPVGASGNRIVLHLVNALRRTGARLGLATECIGGGQAGAMLIEALQEGSP; encoded by the coding sequence ATGAGCAACGGTGCATCGAACCCGGCGGCCCGGGAGGGCCGCAACCAGCGGCGCCCGGTGTATATCGTCGACGGCGCGCGCACCCCGTTTCTCAAGGTGCGCGGCCGGCCCGGACCGTTTACCCCCGTCGACCTGGCGGTGCAGTGCGGCCGCCCGCTGCTGCTGCGCCAGGGCGCTCCCCTTGACGCCTATGACCAGGTCATCCTGGGCTGCGTCAACGTGCTCTCCGGCGAGATGAACCCGGCCCGCATCGCGGCCCTGCGCCTGGGGATGGGCGAGCGGACCCGGGCCTTCACCGTGCAGATCAACTGCGGCTCGGGGATGCAGTCGGTCGACACGGCCTACAAGTACATCCGCGACGGGGCCTGCGAGCTGGTTCTGGCCGGGGGGGCCGAAGCGCTCAGCCACGCACCGCTGATGGTCCGGCCGGAGACCGTGGAGTGGCTCGCCGACCTGCGCCAGGCCGACTCCCTGCCCGAGCGCGCCGCCAGGATCGGCGACTGGCGGCCGCGGATGTTCAAGCCGGTCATGGGCCTGGAGCAGGGGCTCACCGACCCCGTCGTCGGGCTCAGCATGGGGCAGACGGCCGAGGTCCTCGCCCACCTGTTCGGGATCGGCCGCGAGCAGGCCGACCGCTACGCCCTGCGCAGCCACCAGAGGCTGGCCCGGGCCCAGGCCGAGGGGTGGCTGGACGGGGAGATCGAGGCGGCCATCTCCGCCGACGGCGAGATCTTCGAGCGGGACGACGGGGTGCGCCCCGACACCTCCCTGGAGGCGCTGACGAAACTCAAGCCGGTCTTCGAGCCCCCCTACGGCCAGGTGACCGCCGGCAACAGCTCCCAGGTGACCGACGGCGCCTCCTGGCTGATCCTCGCCTCGGAAGATGCCGTTGAAAAATACCGGCTGTCCCCCAAGGCGCGGATCATCGACAGCGAATGGGCCGCCCTCGACCCGAAGATCATGGGACTTGCCCCGGTGCTCGCCGCCAGCGCCCTGCTCGGGCGTCACGGACTCGGACTGGAGCAGATGGAGCTGTGGGAGCTCAACGAGGCCTTCGCCGCCCAGGTGCTGGCCTGCCTGGCCGCCTGGGAGGATGGGGAGTTCTGCCGCGAGGTGCTCGGTCGCGACGGGCCCCTGGGGCGGATCGACCCCGAGCGGCTCAACATCGACGGCGGCGCCGTGGCCCTGGGCCACCCGGTGGGCGCCAGCGGCAACCGCATCGTGCTGCACCTGGTAAACGCCCTGCGGCGCACCGGCGCCAGGCTCGGCCTGGCGACCGAGTGCATCGGCGGCGGCCAGGCCGGGGCGATGCTCATCGAAGCGCTCCAGGAGGGTTCGCCATGA
- the otsB gene encoding trehalose-phosphatase: MPKDKKAPSSPTVFDGDNSAVHTPWQRTAGPGDGRSDSPSAGDGVGSPSTAELPSALERLAEIEQRLRGKTPAVFLDYDGTLTPIVPRPEDALISEEMRGAVRELAGRCPVAIVSGRDLQDVRQLAGIGEIFYAGSHGFDIAGPAGRRMELQQGTDYLPALERAEQELHGLLAGVPGCQVERKKFAIAVHFRRVAEDRVADVERAVEQVLAGNAGLRRTGGKMIFELRPDIDWDKGKALCWLLPQLGLAGEGVVPLYIGDDLTDEDALRELRGRGIGILVRDESRPTAAAYALENPGEVGIFLQRLAELLDRRETLKGGTP; the protein is encoded by the coding sequence ATGCCCAAGGATAAAAAAGCCCCTTCCTCCCCGACCGTTTTCGATGGCGATAACTCTGCGGTCCACACCCCTTGGCAACGGACAGCCGGCCCCGGCGACGGACGGTCCGACTCTCCCTCGGCCGGGGACGGCGTCGGATCGCCCAGCACCGCGGAGCTCCCCTCGGCCCTTGAGCGGCTGGCCGAAATCGAGCAGCGCCTGCGTGGAAAAACCCCCGCCGTGTTCCTCGACTACGACGGCACCCTGACCCCCATCGTGCCGCGCCCGGAGGACGCGCTGATCTCCGAGGAGATGCGCGGCGCGGTCCGCGAGTTGGCCGGCCGCTGCCCGGTGGCCATCGTCAGCGGCCGCGACCTGCAGGACGTCCGGCAGTTGGCCGGCATCGGGGAGATCTTCTACGCCGGCAGCCACGGCTTCGACATCGCCGGACCGGCGGGGCGTCGAATGGAGCTGCAGCAGGGGACCGACTACCTGCCGGCCCTGGAGCGGGCCGAGCAAGAGCTGCACGGGCTCCTCGCCGGGGTCCCCGGCTGCCAGGTCGAGCGCAAGAAGTTCGCCATCGCCGTACATTTCCGGCGGGTCGCCGAGGACCGGGTGGCCGACGTGGAGCGGGCGGTCGAGCAGGTGCTGGCAGGGAACGCCGGCCTGCGCCGCACCGGCGGCAAGATGATCTTCGAGCTGCGCCCGGACATCGACTGGGACAAGGGCAAGGCGCTTTGCTGGCTGCTGCCGCAGCTCGGCCTCGCCGGCGAGGGGGTGGTACCCCTGTATATCGGCGACGACCTCACCGACGAGGACGCCCTGCGCGAGCTGCGCGGCCGGGGGATCGGCATCCTGGTGCGCGACGAGAGCCGGCCCACGGCGGCGGCCTACGCCCTGGAGAATCCCGGCGAGGTCGGCATCTTTCTCCAGCGCCTGGCCGAGCTGCTCGACCGGCGCGAAACCCTCAAGGGAGGCACGCCATGA
- a CDS encoding VTT domain-containing protein → MKNSGILQQGKNCWRLASCGRAAFLVDGEAYFWALARTLLRARQCVYILGWDIDSRIRLVRDGEQSELEGLPTELGAFLNGLVARRRGLHIYVLDWDFAMLYALEREPLPIFKFGWGSHKRLHFKMDDKHPVGASHHQKLVVVDDQVAFCGGLDLASARWDTSEHTPQEPRRRDNGKTYGPFHDVQLMVDGEAARALGELARERWRRATGRRLKSPRQRGNSPWPESVEADLERATVGILRTDPGCEGSTQVCEVKDFYLDAVAAAQSFIYIENQYFTAQEIGRALERRLAEESGPEVLLVLPRECSGWLEQGTMGVLQARLLQRLQQVDRHGRLKVYYPTREGLDPQVINVHAKVLVVDDKLVRIGSSNLNNRSMGLDSECDLAIEAGEEPRLRRGIAAFRNRLLAEHLGMAAARVEETLGARGSLIETVEQLRGGQRSLAPLEPQVDEWLNGLIPDAGVIDPERPVSFSELVEQLAPVDLEAGAPRGGRSKKGLGFGLLLAAALGLAALWRWSPLGEWLDVETLSAWGLAIRDSPLAPLVTLAAYVAGGFVLVPVTLLILASALVFGPVAGFCYSLAGALASGLASYALGRLLGRDRVRNLAGGRLNRISRALAKKGLLAVAAIRLVPVAPFTVVNLVAGASHIRPRDFTLGTLLGLAPGVLAITLFEEGLVSALKNPGSGDLLILGGIGAGAALGGWLLWRRLRRKKRLPGDEPHE, encoded by the coding sequence ATGAAAAACTCGGGAATTCTTCAGCAGGGCAAGAACTGCTGGCGCCTGGCATCCTGCGGGCGGGCAGCCTTTCTGGTCGACGGCGAGGCCTATTTCTGGGCCCTGGCCCGGACCCTGCTGCGCGCCCGGCAGTGCGTCTATATCCTCGGTTGGGACATCGACAGCCGCATCCGCCTGGTGCGCGACGGGGAGCAGAGCGAGCTGGAAGGCCTGCCGACGGAGCTGGGGGCGTTTCTCAACGGGCTGGTCGCCCGCCGTCGGGGACTGCACATCTACGTCCTCGACTGGGACTTCGCCATGCTCTACGCCCTGGAGCGCGAACCCCTGCCGATCTTCAAATTCGGTTGGGGGAGCCACAAGCGGCTGCATTTCAAGATGGACGACAAGCATCCGGTGGGAGCTTCTCATCATCAAAAGCTGGTGGTGGTAGACGATCAGGTGGCGTTCTGCGGCGGGCTCGACCTGGCCAGTGCCCGCTGGGACACTTCGGAGCATACGCCGCAGGAGCCGCGCCGCCGCGACAACGGCAAAACTTACGGGCCTTTCCACGACGTGCAGTTGATGGTCGACGGGGAGGCCGCCCGGGCGCTGGGCGAGCTGGCCCGGGAACGTTGGCGCCGGGCCACGGGCCGCCGGCTCAAGAGTCCCAGGCAGCGGGGGAACTCCCCCTGGCCCGAGTCGGTGGAGGCCGACCTGGAGCGGGCCACGGTGGGGATCCTGCGGACCGACCCCGGCTGCGAGGGGAGCACCCAGGTCTGCGAGGTGAAGGACTTTTACCTGGACGCCGTTGCCGCGGCCCAGTCCTTCATCTACATCGAAAACCAGTATTTCACCGCCCAGGAGATCGGTCGGGCTCTGGAGCGGCGACTGGCGGAGGAGAGCGGACCGGAGGTGCTCCTGGTGCTGCCCCGCGAGTGCTCGGGCTGGCTGGAGCAGGGGACCATGGGGGTGCTGCAGGCCCGCCTGCTGCAACGGCTGCAGCAGGTCGACCGGCACGGCCGGCTGAAGGTCTATTACCCCACCCGCGAAGGCCTCGACCCGCAGGTGATCAACGTCCACGCCAAGGTCCTGGTGGTGGACGACAAGCTGGTGCGCATCGGCTCCTCCAACCTCAACAACCGCAGCATGGGCCTCGATTCGGAATGCGACCTGGCCATCGAGGCGGGCGAGGAACCGCGTTTGCGGCGGGGGATCGCCGCTTTTCGCAACCGTCTGCTTGCCGAGCACCTCGGCATGGCGGCAGCCCGGGTGGAAGAGACCCTGGGGGCGCGGGGCTCGCTGATCGAGACCGTGGAGCAGCTGCGCGGCGGGCAGCGCAGCCTGGCGCCCCTGGAACCGCAGGTGGATGAATGGCTGAATGGACTGATCCCCGACGCCGGGGTCATCGATCCCGAAAGGCCCGTTTCCTTCAGCGAACTGGTCGAGCAGCTCGCCCCCGTCGACCTGGAGGCCGGCGCGCCGCGAGGGGGCCGCAGTAAAAAAGGCCTGGGCTTCGGCCTGCTGCTGGCGGCCGCCCTCGGGTTGGCGGCGCTCTGGCGCTGGTCCCCCCTTGGGGAGTGGCTCGATGTGGAGACCCTTTCGGCATGGGGGCTCGCCATTCGCGACAGCCCCCTCGCCCCCCTGGTGACCCTGGCCGCCTACGTGGCCGGGGGCTTCGTCCTGGTCCCGGTGACCCTGCTGATTCTCGCCTCGGCCCTGGTGTTCGGGCCGGTCGCCGGTTTCTGCTACTCCCTGGCCGGCGCCCTGGCGAGTGGTCTGGCGAGCTATGCCCTCGGGCGCCTGCTGGGCCGCGACCGGGTCCGGAATCTGGCCGGCGGCCGGCTCAACCGCATCAGCCGCGCCCTGGCGAAAAAGGGGCTGCTGGCGGTGGCGGCGATCCGCCTGGTTCCGGTGGCCCCCTTCACCGTAGTCAACCTGGTGGCGGGGGCCAGTCACATCCGCCCCCGTGATTTCACCCTCGGTACCCTGCTGGGCTTGGCGCCGGGGGTCCTGGCCATCACCCTGTTCGAGGAGGGGCTGGTCAGTGCCCTGAAAAACCCCGGCTCGGGAGATCTCCTGATCCTGGGCGGAATCGGGGCGGGCGCGGCCCTGGGCGGTTGGCTGCTGTGGCGCCGGCTGCGGCGCAAAAAGCGGCTCCCCGGGGATGAGCCCCATGAGTGA
- a CDS encoding endonuclease/exonuclease/phosphatase family protein, with product MSEPGLLQLVSWNVHAWRGSDGREDLERSARVIQGLQADILGLQEVVNHQDDLAGAGELGRLAQRVGMELITGPTLVRSHGEYGNALLSRFPVQAVRHIDLSFPHREPRGALDIDLDIRGHRLRVVVTHLGLRPVERRFQVRRLIRALDVHPAETLAVMGDLNEWFIFGRPLRWLHRHFGRFQPSPATFPAVFPVFSLDRIFIDPPHALQQLRAIRTPATRKASDHLPLQALVRLGGPGGG from the coding sequence ATGAGTGAGCCCGGCCTGCTGCAGCTGGTCTCCTGGAATGTCCACGCCTGGCGCGGGAGCGACGGGCGCGAGGACCTGGAGCGCAGCGCCCGGGTCATCCAGGGGTTGCAAGCAGACATCCTGGGCCTGCAGGAGGTGGTCAATCACCAGGACGACCTGGCCGGGGCGGGTGAGCTGGGGCGGCTGGCGCAGCGGGTCGGGATGGAGCTGATCACCGGTCCGACCCTGGTCCGCTCCCACGGCGAATACGGCAACGCCCTGTTGAGCCGCTTCCCGGTGCAGGCGGTGCGTCACATCGACCTGAGCTTTCCCCACCGCGAGCCGCGCGGGGCCCTCGACATCGACCTCGATATCCGCGGACACAGGCTGCGGGTGGTGGTGACCCATCTCGGACTGCGCCCGGTGGAGCGGCGTTTCCAGGTCCGGCGGCTGATCCGGGCCCTGGATGTGCACCCGGCGGAGACCCTGGCGGTGATGGGCGATCTCAACGAATGGTTCATTTTCGGCCGGCCCCTACGCTGGCTGCACCGCCACTTCGGCCGCTTCCAACCTTCCCCGGCCACCTTTCCGGCCGTCTTTCCGGTATTCTCCCTCGACCGGATATTCATCGACCCTCCCCATGCTCTGCAGCAGCTGCGCGCCATCCGCACCCCCGCGACCCGCAAGGCCTCGGACCACCTTCCCCTGCAGGCCCTGGTGCGCCTGGGGGGCCCAGGGGGAGGATGA